The Desulfurococcus sp. genome has a segment encoding these proteins:
- a CDS encoding ABC transporter substrate-binding protein, which translates to MKKLAIALIIVVVLSVTVAYLLYPQVQSGLGEKPPAQTEYVSITDFANRTLTLPRNISRIVAIGPGMLRLIVYLNAVDLVVGVEKAEKTWGVVGRDYAMAIKEKIEELPEIGPGGPGNPPDPELILSVKPELVIMHTAYLSFYNPDELQMRINATVIVLDYTPATSPDLELFYKAIEILGKALNREERAQQLIAYTRSLLADLSRRVEGLNTTAVKVYVGGVSARGLQPFTATQSPYPPLVWLKTQSISDAYAKTQGLLSLQFETLLKEQPDVIFIDENSLKPVILPDFKKEPSKYLSLKAFREGRVYGLLPYNYYHCNIAVALANSYYIGKVLYPERFADIDPAEKADEIFRVFVGKPIYDLFLKGGYEGYRNISDLFSS; encoded by the coding sequence ATGAAGAAGCTTGCCATAGCATTAATCATAGTTGTAGTTCTTAGTGTAACTGTAGCCTACCTGCTATATCCGCAAGTACAGAGTGGTTTAGGAGAAAAGCCTCCTGCACAAACTGAATACGTGTCGATAACTGATTTTGCGAATAGAACTCTAACCCTGCCGAGAAATATATCGAGGATTGTAGCAATCGGGCCTGGGATGCTCCGCCTCATCGTATATCTTAACGCAGTAGACCTGGTTGTCGGTGTTGAGAAAGCAGAGAAAACCTGGGGTGTTGTTGGAAGAGACTACGCTATGGCTATAAAGGAGAAAATCGAGGAGCTACCTGAAATTGGTCCCGGGGGGCCTGGTAACCCACCGGATCCCGAGCTCATATTATCCGTGAAGCCGGAGCTAGTAATCATGCATACAGCCTACCTGTCCTTCTACAACCCCGACGAGCTGCAAATGAGAATAAATGCAACTGTAATAGTTTTAGATTACACTCCAGCTACATCACCTGATCTCGAGCTATTCTATAAAGCAATAGAGATTCTCGGTAAAGCTTTAAACCGAGAGGAGAGAGCGCAGCAACTAATAGCATACACCAGGTCGTTGCTCGCTGATTTAAGCCGCAGAGTTGAAGGTTTAAACACAACAGCAGTTAAAGTATATGTTGGAGGAGTTTCAGCTAGAGGTCTCCAGCCGTTTACAGCCACGCAATCACCATACCCACCGCTCGTATGGTTGAAGACTCAGAGCATATCTGATGCTTACGCTAAAACACAAGGGCTTCTATCCCTACAATTTGAAACTCTACTTAAGGAGCAGCCTGATGTAATATTCATCGATGAGAATAGCCTCAAACCTGTAATACTACCAGACTTTAAGAAGGAGCCATCAAAGTATCTAAGCCTTAAAGCATTCAGAGAGGGAAGAGTGTACGGGCTCCTACCCTACAACTACTATCACTGCAATATCGCAGTGGCTCTGGCGAATAGTTACTACATAGGTAAAGTGCTCTACCCAGAAAGGTTTGCAGATATCGACCCAGCCGAGAAGGCAGATGAAATATTCAGGGTGTTCGTAGGCAAACCAATATATGATCTCTTCCTGAAGGGCGGGTATGAGGGGTACAGGAATATATCAGATCTCTTCTCGAGTTAG
- a CDS encoding energy-coupling factor ABC transporter permease, translated as MHIPDGFLDPVSAGATYAIFVAFAVYAFKRVKLSLNPESAPLVTVLAASIFAAQMLNWPIPGGTSLHFVGSALAGILLGPWLGFLALFLVLLVQCLVFHDGGITALGANVLNMGIIGVLVGYALYRVIVRRFGASSTTRATAAFLAGWASTLIAGLACGVEIGLSPSTPYGYTVTIPVMGGWHAVLGVVEGAITAAVVEYIAARSPGLIAAERW; from the coding sequence ATGCATATACCTGATGGATTCCTGGATCCAGTATCAGCGGGAGCTACCTATGCTATATTCGTGGCATTTGCTGTCTACGCGTTCAAGCGTGTAAAGCTCTCGTTGAATCCTGAGAGTGCTCCACTAGTCACAGTTCTAGCAGCTTCTATCTTTGCTGCTCAAATGCTTAACTGGCCGATACCCGGCGGGACATCGCTTCACTTTGTTGGTAGTGCTCTAGCTGGGATACTGCTTGGCCCCTGGCTTGGATTCCTTGCTCTCTTCCTAGTGCTCTTAGTGCAGTGCCTAGTATTCCATGATGGAGGTATAACAGCGCTTGGAGCTAATGTGCTTAACATGGGGATTATAGGTGTTCTCGTAGGCTATGCTCTCTACAGGGTTATCGTGAGGAGGTTTGGAGCCTCAAGTACTACTAGAGCTACTGCTGCGTTTCTCGCTGGATGGGCTAGCACGTTGATCGCTGGCTTAGCGTGTGGTGTTGAGATAGGGCTCTCACCTTCAACCCCTTACGGGTATACGGTGACTATCCCGGTAATGGGGGGCTGGCACGCTGTCCTCGGGGTTGTTGAGGGTGCTATTACAGCAGCTGTAGTAGAGTATATTGCAGCGAGATCCCCGGGGTTGATTGCAGCTGAGAGGTGGTGA
- a CDS encoding flavin reductase family protein, whose translation MSYRLLYPLRTYLISSGVYPEHYDIMAADWVTVVSAKPFIIAVSISPERYTYRLVKTHRELVVAVPVLEHLSDVWVLGSESGPSKLSRVKLKLKRGAVVKAPVIEDAVANLECRVVESKLYGDHELFIAEVVYTHRKPEVFTGGEPSLKYHFILHLARDEFTTIEGRVYKP comes from the coding sequence ATGTCCTATAGACTGCTCTACCCTTTGAGAACATATCTTATATCATCAGGTGTCTACCCGGAACACTATGATATAATGGCTGCAGACTGGGTTACAGTGGTTTCAGCAAAACCATTCATAATAGCAGTCTCAATATCCCCTGAAAGATATACTTACAGGCTGGTTAAAACTCACAGGGAGCTCGTGGTGGCTGTACCAGTATTAGAGCATTTAAGTGATGTATGGGTGCTGGGAAGTGAAAGCGGCCCTAGTAAACTGAGTAGAGTTAAGTTGAAGTTGAAGAGAGGTGCCGTAGTGAAAGCCCCTGTGATCGAGGATGCAGTAGCAAACTTAGAGTGCAGGGTCGTAGAATCCAAGCTGTACGGTGACCACGAGCTCTTCATAGCTGAAGTAGTATACACTCACAGGAAACCAGAGGTGTTCACGGGTGGAGAACCCTCCCTGAAGTACCATTTCATCCTGCATCTAGCTAGAGATGAGTTTACAACAATAGAGGGTAGAGTCTACAAGCCGTGA
- a CDS encoding PDGLE domain-containing protein, translating to MKISKVLLAIVVLVLVSPVFGVILADLVGYHEPLDLAAEALGLKDITEEVNWTPLVDYRIPGLPDTIGYIVSGFIGVSIILAAGYILSRMVAEGCRGSQHASSRS from the coding sequence GTGAAGATATCAAAGGTATTGCTGGCTATAGTAGTCTTAGTGCTTGTTAGCCCAGTCTTCGGCGTGATACTAGCAGACCTAGTAGGCTACCATGAACCACTGGATCTCGCTGCTGAAGCATTAGGCCTCAAGGATATCACAGAAGAAGTTAACTGGACGCCTCTCGTAGACTACAGGATTCCAGGTCTCCCAGACACTATTGGCTACATTGTATCAGGGTTTATTGGTGTAAGCATTATACTAGCCGCGGGATACATCCTATCGAGGATGGTGGCAGAGGGTTGCAGGGGCTCACAGCACGCTTCATCGAGGAGTTAA
- a CDS encoding FmdE family protein, with protein sequence MNKEVLIEKLRDFHGHICPFLVLGARASILAMEHLGVKKLGVYESIEEDLLAIVECNNCFADGVQVVTGCTFGNNSLIYFDLGKNAVTLVKRGSWDGVRVYIDAERLKERYFPKSALELFDKVVVKRSGSEEERKLLLKMWEEIGYKMLEIPKSEFKIERVKVQPIERAPIFGNVRCCKCGELVMASRAVRISGRDYCLRCAGKPYYAVIGRGIVKLNGE encoded by the coding sequence GTGAATAAGGAGGTCTTAATTGAGAAACTAAGAGATTTCCATGGTCATATATGTCCCTTTCTTGTTCTTGGCGCAAGGGCTTCAATACTAGCTATGGAACATCTCGGTGTTAAAAAGCTGGGGGTTTATGAAAGTATTGAAGAGGACTTGCTGGCTATAGTGGAGTGTAACAATTGTTTTGCAGATGGTGTTCAGGTGGTGACAGGCTGTACTTTCGGTAATAATAGCCTGATATACTTCGATCTAGGTAAGAATGCAGTTACTCTAGTGAAGAGGGGTAGCTGGGATGGAGTGAGAGTTTACATTGATGCAGAGAGACTTAAGGAACGTTATTTCCCTAAGAGCGCGCTTGAGCTCTTCGATAAAGTTGTTGTAAAAAGAAGTGGATCGGAGGAGGAGAGAAAGCTCCTCTTAAAAATGTGGGAGGAAATCGGCTATAAAATGCTTGAGATACCTAAAAGCGAATTTAAAATTGAGCGGGTTAAGGTTCAGCCGATCGAGCGGGCGCCAATATTTGGAAATGTACGGTGCTGTAAGTGCGGTGAACTCGTGATGGCAAGTAGAGCTGTCCGTATTTCTGGAAGAGACTATTGCCTGAGGTGTGCTGGAAAACCATACTATGCTGTTATTGGGAGAGGAATAGTGAAGCTGAATGGTGAATAA
- the nikR gene encoding nickel-responsive transcriptional regulator NikR, with protein MKRENVKRFSVSVPPKLLRDFDEFVKSMGYKRSRAIQLAMQNFLSEYAVKRGKEVVAGAILMLYDHKRVKDTLTDIQHEYTNVIKSTIHIHIDERNCFEVVAVIGEAEVIQNLARKLMKEKGVKQLKLTVFPLP; from the coding sequence ATGAAGAGGGAAAACGTGAAGAGATTTAGTGTCTCGGTACCACCTAAACTACTAAGAGACTTCGATGAATTTGTTAAGAGCATGGGCTACAAGCGTTCAAGAGCAATCCAGCTCGCCATGCAGAACTTTCTATCGGAGTACGCAGTGAAACGTGGAAAAGAAGTAGTAGCTGGCGCCATCCTCATGCTCTACGACCACAAGAGAGTGAAAGATACACTAACAGACATACAACACGAGTACACCAATGTAATTAAGTCAACAATACACATTCACATAGATGAACGAAACTGCTTTGAAGTAGTAGCTGTTATAGGTGAAGCAGAAGTCATCCAGAACTTAGCTAGAAAACTAATGAAAGAAAAAGGAGTAAAACAACTAAAACTAACCGTATTCCCCCTCCCCTAG
- a CDS encoding type II/IV secretion system ATPase subunit, producing the protein MSSEATGDNSILAEYTVGGYRVRVRRSSEGYLYEAVLLINQDLVKRVEERLEDLILVMRKGVDPGDAVSTVLGLERSSVPQVLYLLRVLLGFKELQVLLEDPLIEDVSISGVGPVWVRHKLVCSDPRVDFIKTNIVVDSMEELVELQQQIALRCGTYISTSHPIIDAQLPLEDGGHRVHMVSPTVAQSRPEIVVRKKPSKPPSIKKLVGEGVLPESIAEYIRILMGRGFSLIIAGPPGSGKTTLLRSILYSYIPRDWKIVVIEDTGEIDPPPDSAWARYVSVEIGALRVSLFDLAKAALRSSASRLIVVGETRGEEARVLVQAMLAGMAGLTTFHGSSPEEVIARLTSPPISLTPQQVSMFTAIAFMGFSSKPRRVLKRISELRLNRDGSVGYVDVWVRERDGVSVKLEELLERSVRLHGVS; encoded by the coding sequence GTGTCCTCCGAAGCTACCGGGGACAATAGTATTCTAGCAGAGTATACTGTAGGAGGCTATAGAGTAAGAGTACGCAGGAGTAGTGAGGGATACCTATACGAGGCAGTACTACTCATAAACCAGGATCTTGTGAAGCGGGTTGAGGAGAGACTAGAAGATTTAATCCTAGTGATGCGTAAAGGTGTTGACCCAGGCGATGCAGTATCCACGGTTCTAGGGTTAGAGAGAAGCAGTGTCCCCCAGGTGTTATACCTGCTTAGAGTACTCTTAGGCTTCAAGGAGCTTCAAGTACTCCTTGAGGATCCGCTAATCGAGGATGTATCGATCTCAGGGGTTGGGCCTGTCTGGGTTAGACACAAGCTGGTATGCAGTGATCCGAGAGTAGACTTCATTAAGACTAACATAGTGGTGGACTCGATGGAGGAGCTAGTAGAGCTACAGCAGCAGATCGCTTTAAGATGTGGAACCTATATCTCCACCTCTCACCCAATCATTGACGCCCAGCTACCATTAGAGGATGGCGGGCACCGGGTACACATGGTTTCTCCTACTGTAGCGCAAAGCCGTCCTGAGATAGTTGTGAGGAAGAAGCCCTCGAAGCCTCCATCTATTAAAAAGCTTGTAGGTGAAGGAGTGCTACCAGAAAGTATTGCAGAGTACATTAGGATTCTAATGGGAAGAGGCTTCAGCTTGATTATCGCTGGGCCCCCGGGATCCGGGAAGACAACGCTTCTCCGCTCGATACTCTACTCCTACATACCCAGGGACTGGAAGATCGTGGTAATCGAGGATACAGGTGAAATAGATCCTCCACCGGATAGTGCTTGGGCGAGGTATGTCAGCGTGGAGATAGGGGCTCTCCGAGTCAGCTTATTCGATTTAGCTAAAGCAGCATTAAGGTCGTCGGCGTCGAGGCTTATAGTTGTCGGGGAAACACGCGGCGAAGAAGCAAGAGTACTAGTTCAAGCAATGCTGGCGGGAATGGCTGGTTTGACCACATTCCATGGGAGTAGTCCAGAGGAGGTTATAGCGAGACTTACTTCTCCCCCTATAAGTCTAACACCCCAGCAGGTAAGCATGTTCACAGCGATAGCATTCATGGGTTTCTCCAGTAAGCCTAGGAGAGTGTTGAAGAGAATTTCAGAGCTCCGCTTGAACCGTGATGGTAGTGTAGGCTACGTTGACGTATGGGTTAGAGAGCGGGATGGTGTAAGCGTTAAGCTCGAGGAGCTGTTAGAGAGGAGCGTGAGGCTTCATGGAGTATCTTAG
- a CDS encoding ABC transporter ATP-binding protein, producing MLLQASNIYFKYPDGTEALRGAGFEVDSCEVVALLGANGSGKSTLLMVAAGLLEPTRGEVLFDGKPLREQLPWARRHIGVLFQNPDDQLFNPTVRDEIAFALRQLGYSCEETSRRIHEVAVKLGVEGILDKPPYKLSLGEKKRVALASILVYEPRLLLLDEPSASLPPRVVELLERLIREWRRECRAVVIASHDVDFVARIADRVYLLDKGRVVGRGAARELLGDEETLAGIELAPPTPVRVARMLGYTGSPPVTLEELVELVRGCCLPRA from the coding sequence ATGCTCCTCCAGGCCTCTAACATCTACTTCAAGTATCCCGATGGAACAGAAGCTCTCCGTGGAGCAGGGTTTGAAGTCGACTCCTGCGAGGTTGTAGCACTACTTGGAGCTAATGGAAGCGGTAAGTCAACTCTACTCATGGTTGCAGCCGGCCTCCTCGAGCCTACTAGAGGAGAAGTATTGTTCGACGGGAAGCCTTTGAGAGAGCAGTTACCCTGGGCTAGAAGACATATAGGAGTACTCTTCCAGAACCCTGACGACCAGCTCTTCAACCCGACTGTACGCGATGAGATAGCATTTGCTTTACGGCAGCTAGGCTACAGCTGCGAGGAGACCTCTAGGAGGATACATGAGGTGGCTGTTAAGCTAGGCGTGGAGGGCATCCTCGATAAACCCCCCTACAAGCTTAGCTTAGGCGAGAAGAAGAGGGTTGCACTAGCATCAATACTAGTCTACGAGCCCCGGCTGCTACTGTTAGATGAACCTTCAGCAAGCCTCCCACCTAGAGTAGTTGAGCTCTTAGAGCGCTTAATCAGAGAGTGGAGGAGGGAGTGCAGGGCGGTTGTAATAGCATCACATGACGTCGACTTCGTAGCCCGTATCGCTGATAGAGTATACCTGCTGGATAAAGGCCGAGTTGTAGGTAGGGGAGCAGCCCGCGAGCTACTAGGAGATGAGGAAACTCTAGCAGGCATTGAGCTAGCACCTCCAACACCAGTTAGAGTTGCTAGAATGCTCGGGTACACGGGTAGCCCTCCCGTAACTCTAGAGGAGCTAGTAGAGCTTGTTAGAGGATGCTGCCTACCCAGGGCTTAA
- a CDS encoding flagellar protein G, with amino-acid sequence MTSRHLKAVSEVTAVVVMVMIAVAAAFGVKLFVDSQVSRLPSMDTAIARYSVSYTAPNRAVVVLIVSNLLSTSINVTGVTAILSDGSQVSPAIEPRVAQGRSDVEIVFTLLLPQGASITNVLVSVTDVSTGRTQVITATGS; translated from the coding sequence ATGACTAGTAGACACCTTAAGGCTGTAAGCGAGGTGACAGCTGTTGTAGTAATGGTGATGATTGCTGTTGCAGCCGCCTTTGGTGTAAAGCTCTTCGTGGATTCACAGGTCTCTAGGCTTCCCTCCATGGATACAGCTATAGCTAGGTATAGTGTCTCCTATACTGCTCCTAACAGAGCAGTAGTTGTCTTAATTGTAAGTAACCTCTTATCCACGAGTATTAATGTGACAGGTGTAACCGCTATTCTATCGGATGGTAGCCAGGTTTCGCCGGCTATAGAGCCACGTGTAGCTCAAGGTAGAAGCGATGTTGAGATAGTCTTCACTCTGCTACTACCACAGGGGGCATCTATTACCAATGTACTTGTTAGCGTTACTGATGTATCCACTGGGAGAACCCAGGTTATCACAGCTACCGGCAGCTAG
- a CDS encoding energy-coupling factor transporter transmembrane component T produces MQGLTARFIEELREVMEALSTGSPVFSFNPSVAVASAVILASTASFTRGLLAPSLILLASILLAFLLKIDLKAWVKPVVFIAILVGLASTPLLFTTPDSTVAVIPLGSLALRVSWSGLREATALTLRAVAATSSLTAILLYLGWRGLVEGLRGLHLPRELVFMTGLLARYIPLFLSDALSMMAAREARILKPDRRLAFKSISSIIGELLLRGYEVAWRLEKAVKARSFNGSYNSVGFRVGFSDIALLGFTLALTTVCVILEVL; encoded by the coding sequence TTGCAGGGGCTCACAGCACGCTTCATCGAGGAGTTAAGAGAGGTTATGGAGGCTTTAAGCACTGGATCCCCTGTTTTCTCCTTTAATCCTTCAGTAGCTGTTGCCTCGGCTGTAATTCTCGCTTCAACAGCATCTTTCACTCGGGGTCTTCTCGCACCCAGCCTAATACTACTGGCATCCATACTCCTCGCCTTCCTGCTTAAAATAGACTTGAAGGCGTGGGTTAAACCTGTGGTATTCATCGCTATTCTTGTTGGACTAGCTTCAACACCACTACTCTTCACCACCCCTGATTCAACGGTAGCTGTGATTCCACTAGGCTCGCTAGCTCTTAGGGTTTCATGGAGCGGTTTAAGAGAGGCTACCGCTTTAACTCTTAGAGCAGTAGCAGCTACATCATCTCTTACAGCTATTCTATTGTATCTCGGGTGGCGTGGCCTTGTTGAAGGACTCCGAGGCCTCCACCTTCCCCGTGAACTAGTATTTATGACTGGACTACTAGCTAGATACATTCCCTTATTTCTCAGTGATGCTCTCTCAATGATGGCGGCGAGGGAGGCGAGGATTTTAAAGCCTGATAGAAGACTCGCTTTTAAATCAATATCATCGATTATAGGTGAGCTACTGCTCCGAGGCTATGAGGTAGCGTGGAGGCTGGAGAAGGCTGTTAAAGCTAGAAGCTTCAACGGCTCGTATAATAGTGTAGGATTTCGTGTAGGCTTCAGTGACATCGCTCTACTAGGCTTCACGCTAGCATTAACTACTGTATGCGTGATCCTAGAGGTGTTGTAG
- a CDS encoding NAD(P)H-hydrate dehydratase, protein MSPRRVVVTVVYMLKVCSVEEVRWIDSEASHYGLSSILLMEEAASAIYTVILREYGVEGRRFTVVAGTGNNGGDALATARRLHAAGGVVEVFVVGDPERMTEASRFNHELLVKLGVPVKHITSPGDLNELAESTRRADVILVGLIGVGLKGEVSGIHRMVVELVNSAGKPVVSVDIPSGVNGDNGLVKGVAVKSTVTVALGLLKYGNVLYPGYYYAGKLYVSILSYPRSLIESVRVELNTPVKPPERVRWGHKGFFGKLLAVAGARYYYGAPYYVAQSFLKTGGGYSRLAAPKSIIPSIASRAPGVVYIPLEETSEGSIAFSSMEKILEAVEKHDIDILVVGPGVSLNEETQELVRRLVEAVDRPIIVDGDGLTAVSRNLDIIKSRRHPTILTPHPAEFSRLTGKPLNEIQEDPVRNVRRACMELNSYIVFKGAHSIICYPDGRAFINMTGNPGMAKAGSGDVLSGTIAGVYGAGLRDPGLATRIGVLIHGLAGDLAAEDVGEDGVTPDLIMEYLPKAMRILRENPEYITRRYMPIQV, encoded by the coding sequence TTGAGCCCGCGTAGAGTAGTTGTCACCGTGGTGTATATGTTGAAGGTGTGTAGTGTTGAAGAAGTAAGATGGATTGACAGTGAGGCATCCCACTACGGTTTAAGCAGTATCCTCTTGATGGAGGAGGCTGCTAGTGCTATCTACACTGTTATCCTAAGAGAGTATGGTGTAGAAGGGAGGAGGTTTACAGTTGTAGCCGGGACAGGGAATAACGGCGGGGATGCTCTAGCTACTGCTAGAAGACTACATGCAGCTGGAGGTGTGGTTGAAGTCTTCGTGGTAGGGGATCCTGAGAGGATGACTGAGGCATCTCGATTCAACCACGAGCTACTCGTCAAGCTGGGAGTACCGGTTAAACACATCACGTCACCAGGAGACCTCAACGAGCTCGCAGAGTCTACTCGTAGAGCCGACGTAATTCTTGTAGGATTAATAGGGGTAGGCTTGAAGGGGGAGGTTTCAGGGATTCATAGAATGGTGGTCGAGCTGGTAAACTCGGCTGGAAAGCCAGTTGTAAGCGTTGATATCCCGTCTGGAGTGAACGGGGATAACGGCTTAGTTAAAGGTGTTGCAGTCAAGTCTACTGTAACAGTTGCTTTAGGATTACTCAAGTATGGTAACGTGCTCTACCCAGGATACTACTACGCTGGCAAGCTCTACGTTTCAATATTATCCTACCCGAGGAGCCTTATTGAATCAGTTAGAGTGGAGCTTAACACTCCTGTTAAGCCGCCCGAGAGGGTTAGATGGGGGCATAAAGGCTTCTTCGGGAAGCTTTTAGCGGTTGCTGGAGCCAGATACTACTATGGAGCTCCATACTACGTTGCGCAATCCTTCCTTAAGACGGGAGGTGGGTACTCTAGGCTAGCAGCCCCTAAGAGTATTATACCTTCTATAGCCTCAAGGGCCCCTGGAGTAGTATATATTCCATTAGAGGAGACGAGTGAAGGCTCCATTGCATTCTCCAGCATGGAGAAGATACTAGAAGCCGTGGAGAAACATGATATCGATATACTCGTGGTGGGACCCGGGGTATCATTAAACGAGGAGACACAGGAGCTGGTAAGAAGGCTTGTTGAAGCTGTAGACAGGCCTATTATAGTCGACGGCGACGGCTTAACAGCTGTCTCCAGGAATCTAGATATTATTAAATCCAGGAGGCATCCAACCATACTCACACCCCACCCAGCTGAGTTCTCAAGGCTCACAGGGAAACCCTTAAACGAGATACAGGAGGATCCTGTTAGAAACGTTAGAAGAGCATGCATGGAGCTTAACTCTTACATAGTCTTCAAGGGAGCTCACAGCATTATATGCTACCCTGATGGAAGAGCATTCATAAATATGACTGGGAACCCGGGGATGGCTAAGGCTGGTAGTGGAGACGTGCTCTCAGGGACTATAGCAGGAGTCTACGGTGCTGGATTGAGAGATCCAGGGTTAGCTACGAGAATAGGAGTCCTCATCCACGGGCTTGCAGGAGACCTAGCAGCAGAGGATGTCGGGGAGGACGGCGTGACACCAGACTTAATAATGGAGTACCTGCCTAAAGCCATGAGGATACTAAGAGAGAACCCGGAGTACATTACTAGGAGATACATGCCTATACAAGTCTAA
- a CDS encoding ABC transporter ATP-binding protein yields MVYLKINNVEFWYRSFKVLSNITFEVCKGEVLSVVGPNASGKTTLLKVIDGILKPQQGSVYVDGKNLQDFKRLEVAKLIGYVPQRLNVIQPLTVYDFVMTGRKPYIAFTPTKMDRDAVLEAIKVVQLSDKLSRSITELSGGEFQRALIARALAANPQILLLDEPTANLDPYYQIEILKLIVKLARSKNILVIMALHDLTHAYKYSDKILIMKNGAIYAAGSPDEVLTPENIYSVYGVRVHVIRDLKSIVVVE; encoded by the coding sequence ATGGTGTACCTAAAGATTAATAACGTTGAATTCTGGTACAGGAGCTTCAAGGTTCTCAGCAATATAACCTTCGAGGTATGTAAAGGCGAGGTTCTATCTGTTGTCGGCCCTAACGCTTCAGGGAAGACTACTCTGCTTAAAGTTATAGATGGTATACTAAAACCCCAGCAGGGCTCGGTTTACGTTGACGGTAAAAACCTGCAGGATTTTAAACGACTTGAAGTTGCAAAACTTATCGGCTATGTTCCACAAAGACTTAATGTAATACAGCCACTAACAGTATATGATTTCGTCATGACTGGCAGGAAGCCGTATATAGCTTTCACTCCAACCAAGATGGATAGAGATGCTGTACTAGAGGCAATTAAAGTAGTTCAACTCTCTGATAAACTATCAAGGAGTATTACAGAGCTCAGTGGAGGGGAATTCCAGAGAGCATTAATAGCAAGAGCTCTTGCAGCTAACCCGCAAATCCTACTGCTAGACGAGCCAACAGCTAACCTTGACCCATACTATCAAATCGAGATATTGAAGTTAATAGTGAAGCTAGCGAGATCCAAGAATATATTGGTTATCATGGCACTACACGACCTTACACACGCCTACAAATACTCTGATAAAATCCTAATTATGAAGAATGGAGCAATATATGCAGCTGGAAGCCCGGACGAGGTACTCACCCCTGAGAATATATATAGTGTCTACGGGGTCCGTGTCCACGTAATTCGAGATTTAAAGAGTATAGTAGTCGTAGAGTAG
- a CDS encoding iron ABC transporter permease, giving the protein MISVSIGSYSLKPLDSLKTIVLGSSDKIVKIVVDLRLRRAATCIVVGAILGACGTILQYLLRNPLASPYTLGIQSAAALGAGIAIMLLQGGSMIGSRTAATATLIIENPYTVCILAFTFSAMQALLILLLAYAVGLSVYSILLVSAVMSFAVQAVLSLLQYLFFNEIAVAALVFWTFGDVGRTSWVEIWGLTAVAFILLLAFTAKSIDLDLISLGDDIASSSGVNPKIFRVVSILAVALATAVAVSFTGVIGFVGLLAGHMARLCTGWSARKSLPASAILGSIVLLAADIVGRSVIPGVVLPVGITTTIIGVPLLIVLLVGGKHGVPKD; this is encoded by the coding sequence TTGATATCGGTTTCAATTGGCTCGTATTCTCTAAAGCCACTAGACTCCCTGAAGACTATTGTTTTAGGGAGTAGCGATAAGATTGTGAAAATCGTTGTGGATTTAAGATTAAGGAGGGCTGCTACGTGCATAGTTGTAGGGGCTATTCTAGGTGCTTGCGGTACTATTCTACAATATCTTCTACGCAATCCATTAGCATCACCTTATACACTGGGAATTCAGAGCGCGGCAGCACTAGGTGCTGGTATAGCAATCATGTTATTGCAGGGCGGCTCGATGATTGGATCACGCACAGCAGCTACTGCCACATTAATTATTGAGAACCCCTACACGGTATGCATTCTAGCATTCACTTTCTCAGCCATGCAAGCTCTATTAATTCTTCTACTAGCATATGCCGTAGGGCTCTCCGTATACTCCATACTGCTTGTTTCTGCCGTCATGTCCTTTGCTGTTCAAGCTGTACTTTCACTACTACAGTACTTATTCTTTAACGAGATAGCTGTAGCCGCCTTAGTTTTCTGGACCTTCGGTGATGTAGGTAGGACATCATGGGTAGAAATCTGGGGGTTAACAGCTGTAGCATTCATTTTGCTACTTGCTTTCACCGCTAAATCTATCGATCTAGACCTCATATCTCTTGGAGATGATATAGCATCTTCAAGTGGCGTAAATCCAAAGATATTCAGAGTTGTATCAATACTTGCAGTCGCCTTAGCAACCGCGGTAGCCGTCTCCTTTACTGGAGTTATAGGTTTCGTGGGGCTTCTAGCAGGACACATGGCCAGGCTCTGCACTGGCTGGTCTGCAAGAAAAAGCCTACCGGCATCAGCTATTTTAGGGTCTATAGTCTTACTGGCCGCTGATATCGTAGGGAGGAGTGTAATTCCCGGAGTAGTCCTGCCGGTTGGCATAACAACAACAATTATCGGTGTTCCCCTTCTCATAGTGCTTCTTGTCGGCGGTAAGCATGGTGTACCTAAAGATTAA